A single region of the Undibacterium piscinae genome encodes:
- a CDS encoding peptidylprolyl isomerase: MFEYIRTHQRIMQLLLLLIIFPSFAFFGIESFTRSSGADAAIATVAGHSISQQEFDAAQREQLDRLRQMYGQQFDSKMLSTPEAKQAILDELISRKAIAVEVVKNHLSVSDQGLQQNILATAGLSKPDGSFDTDRYKSLLAAQGMTPAMYEQRLRQDLALQQLVNAVQGSAFTPKAVAERISAIYEQEREVQKLDFKAADYVSQVKVTDAMLKAYYEKNAQQFEIPELIKAEYVVFNDDALSAQVSVSDSDIQSHYEQNKKSYATEEQRRASHILISAKKDASDVELKAAKTKAEGLLAQLRKNPELFAKLAKENSQDSGSAERGGDVDFFAKGAMVKPFEDATYQLKQGEISELVQSDYGFHIIQLTAIKPAAIKSLDEVKSQIAADIKKQKAAKLYAESAEIFTNTVYEQSDSLKAVADKLKLKIETVASLSRQPNAAIPASVPVNNPKFLKAIFSEDSLKKKHNTEAIEVAPRTMVAGRVVEYKAASKRPLDEVKAQIEVKVIQIEAAALAKKAGELKLASLKAADSAAGFSESKIVSRLKESDIAGDAFASIMKVDVQKLPAFVGVDVPGTGYALYRIVKVSAGVPDPARRSSELQQIANATAQQDIYSYVEALKQKAKVTMSKVALVAPNSSAEQ; this comes from the coding sequence ATGTTTGAATATATTCGCACCCACCAACGTATCATGCAACTTCTTCTGTTGCTGATTATTTTTCCGTCATTTGCTTTCTTTGGTATTGAGAGTTTTACGCGCTCTAGTGGTGCGGATGCTGCTATTGCCACGGTTGCGGGGCACTCTATTAGCCAGCAGGAATTTGATGCTGCCCAGCGTGAGCAGTTGGATCGTTTGCGTCAGATGTACGGTCAGCAGTTTGATTCGAAAATGTTGAGTACGCCTGAAGCGAAGCAGGCAATCTTGGATGAGTTAATTTCACGCAAGGCGATTGCTGTGGAAGTTGTGAAAAACCATTTGTCGGTAAGTGATCAAGGTCTGCAGCAAAATATTCTGGCGACTGCTGGTTTGTCTAAGCCCGATGGTAGTTTCGATACGGATCGCTATAAAAGTTTATTGGCAGCCCAAGGTATGACGCCTGCCATGTATGAACAGCGCTTGCGTCAGGATTTGGCTTTGCAACAGTTGGTCAATGCCGTTCAGGGTTCGGCATTTACTCCAAAGGCCGTGGCTGAACGTATTTCGGCTATTTATGAGCAAGAACGTGAAGTGCAGAAGTTGGATTTTAAAGCTGCTGATTATGTGTCGCAGGTTAAAGTGACCGATGCCATGCTGAAGGCTTATTATGAGAAAAATGCGCAGCAGTTCGAAATTCCGGAGTTGATCAAAGCTGAGTATGTGGTCTTTAATGATGATGCTTTAAGTGCACAGGTCAGTGTTTCTGATTCGGATATTCAATCTCATTACGAGCAAAATAAAAAATCTTATGCTACTGAAGAGCAGCGTCGCGCTAGTCATATTTTGATCTCGGCAAAAAAAGATGCGAGTGATGTTGAATTGAAGGCGGCAAAAACTAAGGCAGAAGGCTTGTTGGCGCAGTTGCGTAAAAATCCTGAATTGTTCGCGAAATTGGCGAAAGAAAATTCGCAGGATTCTGGCTCTGCTGAGCGTGGCGGCGATGTGGATTTTTTTGCCAAGGGTGCAATGGTTAAGCCGTTTGAAGATGCTACTTATCAATTGAAGCAGGGTGAAATCAGCGAATTGGTTCAATCTGATTATGGTTTTCATATTATTCAGTTGACTGCAATTAAACCTGCCGCGATTAAGTCACTTGATGAGGTGAAGAGTCAAATTGCCGCTGACATCAAGAAGCAGAAAGCCGCCAAGTTATACGCGGAGTCGGCTGAGATTTTTACTAATACCGTTTATGAGCAAAGTGATAGCTTGAAGGCGGTTGCCGATAAGTTGAAGCTGAAGATTGAGACGGTCGCATCACTGAGTCGTCAGCCTAATGCAGCGATTCCGGCATCGGTGCCGGTGAATAATCCGAAATTTCTGAAGGCGATTTTTTCCGAAGATTCTTTGAAGAAAAAACATAACACTGAAGCGATTGAAGTTGCGCCTAGAACCATGGTTGCCGGTCGCGTGGTGGAATATAAGGCTGCAAGCAAGCGTCCATTGGATGAGGTGAAGGCCCAGATCGAAGTGAAAGTGATTCAGATAGAGGCAGCTGCGTTGGCTAAAAAGGCTGGAGAGCTTAAGTTGGCTTCTTTGAAGGCTGCCGATAGTGCAGCTGGGTTTTCTGAGTCAAAGATTGTTTCTCGCTTAAAGGAATCAGATATTGCCGGAGATGCTTTTGCATCCATCATGAAGGTAGATGTGCAGAAGTTGCCAGCTTTCGTTGGTGTGGATGTTCCTGGGACTGGATATGCCCTGTACCGAATAGTCAAGGTGAGTGCAGGGGTTCCGGATCCGGCAAGACGCAGTTCTGAATTGCAGCAAATTGCCAATGCCACCGCGCAACAAGACATTTATTCTTATGTCGAAGCTTTGAAGCAAAAAGCCAAGGTGACGATGAGTAAGGTGGCGTTGGTAGCGCCTAACTCAAGCGCGGAACAGTAA
- the ccoN gene encoding cytochrome-c oxidase, cbb3-type subunit I, protein MTLTKESTYNYRVVRQFSVMAVVWGVVGMLVGVLIASQLAWPEFLGGIPWLSYGRLRPLHTNAVIFAFGGCALMATSYYVVQRTSNVRLFAGWLAEFTFWGWQLVILAAAISLPLGYTQGKEYAELEWPIDILIALVWVAYAVVFFGTLAKRKVEHIYVANWFYGAFIIAVAVLHIVNSAAIPVSMFKSYSAYAGVQDAMVQWWYGHNAVGFFLTAGFLGMMYYYIPKQIDRPVYSYRLSIVHFWALIFTYMWAGPHHLHYTALPDWAQSIGMVFSLILLAPSWGGMVNGIMTLSGAWSKLRSDPILRFLIVSLSFYGMSTFEGPMMAIKTVNALSHYTDWTVGHVHSGALGWVGFITMGSLYYMIPRLFGQTEMYSKRLIEIHFWIATIGVVLYIASMWIAGVMQGLMWRAVNEDGTLTYTFIESVKATFPYYVIRVTGGAMYLTGMVIMAYNVAKTMMAAKPVNNAIPALSHAAHA, encoded by the coding sequence ATGACTTTAACCAAAGAAAGTACCTACAACTATCGTGTTGTACGCCAATTTTCTGTCATGGCAGTAGTTTGGGGTGTGGTCGGCATGCTGGTAGGCGTGCTGATTGCTTCTCAACTTGCCTGGCCGGAGTTTCTGGGCGGAATTCCCTGGCTGAGCTATGGCCGTTTGCGTCCATTGCATACTAATGCCGTTATTTTTGCCTTTGGTGGTTGTGCTTTGATGGCCACTTCTTATTACGTGGTGCAACGTACTTCAAATGTGCGCCTTTTTGCTGGTTGGTTGGCTGAGTTTACTTTCTGGGGTTGGCAATTGGTTATTCTTGCCGCTGCGATTTCACTGCCGCTTGGTTATACGCAAGGTAAGGAATATGCTGAACTGGAATGGCCTATTGATATCCTGATTGCCTTGGTATGGGTTGCTTATGCCGTGGTATTTTTTGGTACTCTGGCAAAACGCAAAGTTGAGCATATTTATGTCGCAAACTGGTTTTATGGTGCGTTCATTATTGCGGTTGCGGTTCTGCATATCGTCAATAGTGCAGCCATTCCGGTTTCCATGTTCAAATCTTACTCTGCCTATGCTGGTGTGCAAGATGCGATGGTGCAATGGTGGTACGGTCATAATGCGGTTGGGTTTTTCTTGACGGCAGGCTTTTTGGGTATGATGTATTACTATATTCCTAAGCAAATCGATCGTCCTGTGTATTCATATCGTTTGTCCATCGTCCACTTTTGGGCGCTGATTTTTACTTACATGTGGGCGGGTCCGCATCATTTGCATTACACCGCTTTGCCTGATTGGGCGCAATCTATCGGTATGGTGTTTTCCCTGATTTTGCTTGCACCTTCCTGGGGCGGTATGGTCAACGGTATTATGACTTTGTCCGGTGCCTGGAGTAAGTTGCGTTCAGATCCTATCTTGCGCTTCCTGATCGTCTCCTTGTCTTTCTATGGTATGTCGACATTTGAAGGTCCGATGATGGCGATTAAGACCGTTAATGCCTTGTCACACTATACAGATTGGACTGTCGGTCACGTTCATTCCGGTGCTTTGGGTTGGGTTGGATTTATCACTATGGGTAGTTTGTACTACATGATTCCTCGTTTGTTCGGGCAGACAGAAATGTATAGCAAGCGTTTGATCGAGATTCATTTCTGGATCGCTACTATTGGCGTTGTCTTGTATATCGCCTCTATGTGGATCGCTGGTGTTATGCAGGGCTTGATGTGGCGTGCCGTGAATGAAGATGGTACTTTGACTTATACTTTTATTGAAAGCGTCAAAGCGACTTTCCCATATTATGTCATTCGTGTAACTGGTGGTGCGATGTATCTGACTGGCATGGTGATCATGGCCTATAACGTTGCAAAAACAATGATGGCTGCAAAACCCGTCAATAATGCTATTCCAGCCTTGTCTCATGCTGCGCATGCTTAA
- the ccoO gene encoding cytochrome-c oxidase, cbb3-type subunit II, translating to MRNFTHDLIERNVGLLLVLVILTISVGGLVEIVPLFFQKSTTEAVAGMKPYSALQLTGRDIYLREGCYGCHSQMIRPFRAETERYGHYSVAGESVYDHPFQWGSKRTGPDLARVGGRYSDTWHKDHLNDPRSVVPESNMPSYSWLAKAKLDPAAVAPKLSAMKTLGVPYTDQQIADAPAELADKTELDALVAYLQVLGTAIKNKN from the coding sequence ATGCGAAATTTTACTCATGATTTAATTGAACGCAATGTGGGCTTGCTGCTTGTGCTGGTGATCTTGACGATCAGCGTGGGCGGTTTGGTCGAGATTGTTCCTTTGTTTTTTCAAAAATCAACAACTGAAGCTGTTGCCGGTATGAAGCCGTATTCGGCATTGCAACTGACAGGCAGAGATATTTATCTGCGTGAGGGTTGCTATGGTTGTCACTCGCAAATGATCCGCCCGTTCCGGGCTGAGACTGAGCGTTATGGTCATTACTCGGTTGCCGGTGAGTCTGTATATGATCATCCGTTCCAATGGGGTAGTAAGCGTACCGGTCCGGATCTGGCTCGGGTCGGTGGTCGTTATAGTGATACATGGCACAAGGATCATTTGAATGATCCGCGTTCAGTGGTTCCTGAATCGAATATGCCGTCTTATTCTTGGTTAGCAAAAGCGAAATTGGATCCAGCTGCCGTTGCACCGAAATTGAGTGCGATGAAAACCCTGGGTGTTCCTTACACGGATCAGCAAATTGCGGATGCTCCGGCAGAGTTGGCTGATAAGACTGAACTGGATGCCTTGGTCGCTTACTTGCAAGTTTTGGGTACGGCAATCAAGAACAAGAACTAA
- a CDS encoding cbb3-type cytochrome c oxidase subunit 3: MNFTILSSIVTVVSMVVFIGIIYWAFSSKNKARFEEIGRMPIDNDNGK, translated from the coding sequence ATGAATTTCACAATACTAAGTAGCATAGTGACAGTGGTTAGTATGGTGGTTTTTATTGGCATTATTTATTGGGCGTTCAGCTCCAAAAATAAGGCGCGCTTTGAGGAAATCGGGCGCATGCCAATTGATAACGATAATGGGAAATAG
- the ccoP gene encoding cytochrome-c oxidase, cbb3-type subunit III has translation MADFFSGWWSIAIIVVVLLSIAACGLLLWSQSKVKVQLGSDGKPLPAETTGHVWDGDLMEQNNPLPRWWMWLFYMTIVFAVGYLIVYPGLGSVQGSFGWSQVGAYEKEVKEGEEQYGPIFNKFLNMEIAAVAKDPQAREIGQRLFLNTCAQCHGSDAQGGKGYPNLADNDWLYGGDPQTIKTSILEGRHGQMPPMAAAVGTDDDVRNVANYVLSLSNSAHDPIKASLGKSKFAACAACHGADGKGTQAMGAPNLTDKIWLYGGGIDNVMETINKGRNNQMPSHKALLGDAKVHLLAAYVWGLSNDAANVTEAEAGAIKQIANSAASVEASK, from the coding sequence ATGGCAGATTTTTTTAGTGGATGGTGGAGTATCGCGATCATAGTCGTGGTACTCCTCAGTATTGCGGCATGTGGCCTGTTACTTTGGTCTCAGTCCAAGGTGAAAGTACAGTTAGGAAGTGACGGTAAGCCACTTCCTGCCGAAACTACCGGGCATGTCTGGGATGGCGACTTGATGGAGCAAAATAATCCTTTGCCGCGCTGGTGGATGTGGTTGTTTTATATGACGATAGTATTCGCAGTTGGCTATCTGATTGTTTATCCAGGCTTGGGTAGTGTTCAGGGAAGTTTTGGGTGGAGCCAGGTCGGCGCTTATGAAAAGGAAGTTAAGGAAGGCGAAGAGCAGTACGGTCCTATCTTTAATAAATTTTTAAATATGGAGATCGCGGCAGTAGCCAAAGATCCTCAAGCCCGGGAAATCGGACAGCGTTTGTTCTTGAATACTTGTGCGCAATGCCATGGCTCTGATGCCCAAGGCGGCAAAGGTTACCCTAATCTTGCCGATAATGACTGGTTGTATGGTGGTGATCCTCAGACGATCAAGACGAGCATTCTGGAAGGTCGTCACGGACAAATGCCACCTATGGCTGCGGCAGTAGGTACTGATGATGATGTTCGCAATGTCGCTAACTATGTATTGAGCTTATCTAACTCAGCCCATGATCCTATCAAGGCTTCATTAGGTAAATCAAAGTTTGCAGCATGCGCAGCCTGTCATGGTGCGGATGGCAAGGGCACTCAGGCGATGGGTGCGCCAAACCTGACAGATAAGATCTGGTTGTATGGCGGCGGCATTGATAACGTGATGGAGACCATCAATAAAGGTCGCAATAACCAAATGCCATCTCATAAGGCTTTGTTGGGCGATGCCAAAGTGCATTTACTGGCAGCTTATGTATGGGGTTTGTCGAATGATGCGGCTAATGTTACCGAAGCCGAAGCGGGTGCTATCAAGCAAATCGCTAACAGTGCTGCAAGTGTCGAAGCATCAAAATAA
- the ccoG gene encoding cytochrome c oxidase accessory protein CcoG, with product MKIIPIVPVPIKEVEMALFEERKKIYPRSQKGWFSSWRWALVFFTQVLFYGTAWLTWNDRQAVLFDLVTRKFYIFGLVLWPQDFIYLAVLLVISALSLFLFTAIAGRLFCGYACPQTVYTEIFMWIEKKIEGDRNARIKLDAAPMSARKFSLKSAKHFVWLVLALWTGFTFVGYFTPIHQLTEAVLAFSLGPWETFWLLFYGFATYGNAGFMREQVCKYMCPYARFQSAMFDKDTLIVTYDTERGEPRGSRNKKVDYKAEGKGSCVDCGICVQVCPTGIDIRNGLQYECIACGLCIDGCDQVMDKMGYERGLIRYTTEHALTRKLDSKAMWRRVFRLRTLVYGAALGLIILAAALSLAYHVPLKVDVLRDRGMPKVTDTGGIENVYRLQIMNTQETVRSYKISVKGINGAEIVNATEVNVGSASAIAFPVRVRIPAGAAEVGSTRIRFTIIDVNAPKVAVTEKAVFLVPK from the coding sequence ATGAAAATTATACCGATAGTCCCAGTGCCGATCAAAGAAGTCGAAATGGCATTGTTTGAAGAGCGAAAGAAAATCTATCCTCGATCCCAAAAAGGCTGGTTTTCTTCCTGGCGCTGGGCATTGGTATTTTTTACCCAAGTTTTGTTTTATGGTACCGCTTGGCTGACCTGGAACGACAGACAAGCAGTACTGTTTGATTTAGTTACCCGCAAGTTTTATATATTTGGCTTGGTATTGTGGCCGCAAGATTTTATTTATCTTGCCGTGTTACTCGTTATTTCCGCCTTGTCGCTATTTTTGTTTACGGCAATTGCGGGGCGTTTATTTTGCGGATATGCGTGTCCGCAAACGGTGTACACCGAAATCTTCATGTGGATAGAAAAAAAGATAGAGGGTGATAGAAACGCCCGTATTAAACTTGATGCCGCGCCTATGTCCGCGCGCAAATTCTCCCTGAAGTCTGCCAAGCATTTTGTCTGGTTGGTGTTGGCGCTCTGGACCGGTTTTACCTTCGTTGGTTACTTCACGCCTATTCATCAGTTGACGGAAGCGGTGCTTGCTTTCTCCTTGGGCCCTTGGGAAACCTTTTGGTTGTTGTTTTACGGCTTTGCGACGTATGGTAATGCGGGCTTTATGCGTGAGCAGGTTTGTAAGTATATGTGTCCTTACGCGCGCTTTCAGAGCGCGATGTTCGATAAGGATACTCTGATCGTGACCTACGACACTGAGCGCGGTGAGCCGCGTGGTTCGCGAAATAAAAAAGTGGATTATAAGGCCGAAGGCAAGGGCTCATGTGTCGATTGTGGCATTTGCGTTCAGGTTTGTCCGACCGGCATCGATATTCGCAATGGCTTGCAATATGAATGTATTGCTTGCGGCTTATGTATCGACGGTTGCGATCAGGTTATGGATAAAATGGGCTACGAACGTGGCTTGATCCGTTATACGACCGAACATGCGCTTACCCGTAAGCTCGACAGCAAGGCAATGTGGCGTCGCGTGTTCCGTTTGCGCACTTTGGTCTACGGAGCGGCTCTGGGCTTGATTATTCTGGCTGCTGCATTATCACTCGCCTATCATGTTCCGCTAAAGGTAGATGTTCTACGTGACCGTGGTATGCCGAAAGTCACCGATACCGGTGGGATAGAAAACGTCTACCGGCTGCAGATCATGAATACTCAGGAAACTGTACGCAGTTACAAAATTTCGGTAAAGGGTATAAATGGCGCTGAAATTGTTAATGCAACGGAAGTGAATGTAGGATCAGCCTCAGCGATCGCTTTTCCGGTTCGTGTGCGGATACCGGCAGGTGCGGCAGAAGTCGGTTCTACTCGCATACGCTTCACCATTATTGATGTAAATGCGCCTAAGGTTGCCGTGACTGAAAAAGCGGTATTCTTGGTGCCGAAATAG
- a CDS encoding sulfite exporter TauE/SafE family protein: MITLPLALAALSAGAIGGVHCVGMCGGISTLLSKNGIAGRKVIAIASAGESVFSANSTDKNLRYQVLLHSGRLFTYMLIGAVFGGLGGAGVLFKPYLPVQQILYVIGNLALVLLGLRLLGLQSAVSFMNGLGDLVQRFAHAILPGIRQSSPYPFLIGMSWGCLPCGLLFGIAPFAFLSGDVLSGALLMLLFGLAALPHLLLAQSLAKSVWQGRFATMLRMAAAAILLLIGMFGLWYFDMKNMPGFLCVTPVN; encoded by the coding sequence ATGATCACTTTACCGCTGGCTCTTGCCGCTTTGAGCGCCGGCGCAATTGGTGGTGTCCATTGTGTTGGCATGTGTGGAGGGATCTCCACTCTATTGTCAAAAAATGGCATCGCGGGACGTAAGGTCATCGCGATCGCCAGTGCCGGTGAGAGCGTTTTCTCTGCCAATTCAACGGATAAAAATCTTCGCTATCAGGTCTTGCTGCATAGCGGTCGCTTGTTCACGTATATGCTGATCGGTGCTGTTTTTGGCGGTTTAGGTGGCGCTGGTGTGTTATTTAAACCTTATTTGCCTGTACAGCAGATCTTGTATGTGATCGGCAATCTTGCGCTGGTTCTGCTTGGCTTACGCTTACTGGGCTTGCAATCGGCAGTGTCGTTTATGAATGGCCTTGGTGATTTGGTGCAGCGTTTTGCACATGCTATTTTGCCGGGTATCCGCCAAAGCTCACCTTATCCATTTTTGATAGGGATGAGTTGGGGCTGTCTTCCTTGTGGCCTGTTATTTGGCATTGCGCCGTTTGCTTTCCTGTCCGGTGATGTATTGTCCGGTGCGCTGTTGATGCTGTTGTTTGGCTTGGCGGCATTGCCGCATTTGTTGCTGGCGCAAAGCCTGGCTAAATCGGTGTGGCAAGGGCGATTCGCAACTATGCTTAGAATGGCCGCTGCCGCTATCCTGCTACTGATAGGTATGTTTGGCTTATGGTATTTTGATATGAAGAATATGCCGGGATTCTTGTGCGTGACCCCGGTCAATTAG